The following proteins come from a genomic window of Burkholderia stabilis:
- a CDS encoding Flp family type IVb pilin, protein MKAMMIRFLREEDGVTAIEYGLIAGLIAALIIGSVTTIGTKISALFSTIASSLPAG, encoded by the coding sequence ATGAAAGCAATGATGATTCGCTTCCTTCGGGAAGAAGACGGGGTTACCGCGATCGAATATGGTCTGATTGCGGGTCTGATTGCAGCGTTGATCATCGGTAGCGTGACGACTATCGGTACGAAGATCTCGGCTCTGTTCTCCACGATTGCCTCTTCGCTACCGGCGGGCTGA